One Halorientalis litorea DNA segment encodes these proteins:
- a CDS encoding MFS transporter has protein sequence MSERHSPPVVDRITATLSLFEWRLVLGGWVMVTAVSAYEIVPASVLPVLMADLGLRPSAAGTVISASIAAQAVVAIPVGIFLNRFRTRSLVGGATALFVVAGVGGYVAAVDGRYWLLLQSRAAGGLASVCIWTAYLELIRRHVTVRTRATTLGLFTAGIPAGFVVGQLSGPLVADLLSWEWIFAVFTVPTVVGYLLFKLLAPDWSAPANGERSSTPRLGDFAQILSNGAVWSICLMGFVSTSVFLFFNSWMPTFLTETFDVSLAQSGAFVALFPLIGLVGRTSSGVLSGTVFGARRRPITRLSFLGSALSMVLVVAVSTSLVVVPLALAAGFCMQVAMGIYFTYVSETADPVVATTALSLLTFSGLVGAASAPVVTGALIERFGTYAAAFSFVTALLFAGLVLAWRTPESNPDGA, from the coding sequence ATGAGCGAGCGGCACTCTCCCCCAGTAGTCGACCGCATCACTGCCACGCTGTCGCTGTTCGAGTGGCGGCTCGTCCTCGGCGGCTGGGTGATGGTCACCGCCGTCTCGGCCTACGAAATCGTCCCGGCGAGCGTGTTGCCCGTCCTCATGGCGGACCTCGGCCTCCGACCGTCCGCCGCCGGGACGGTCATCAGTGCCTCGATAGCCGCACAGGCGGTGGTCGCGATTCCGGTCGGAATCTTCCTCAACCGGTTCCGGACGCGCTCGCTCGTCGGCGGAGCCACCGCCCTGTTCGTCGTCGCCGGCGTCGGCGGGTACGTCGCCGCCGTGGACGGCCGATACTGGCTGCTGTTACAGTCACGGGCGGCGGGCGGACTGGCGTCGGTGTGCATCTGGACGGCCTACCTCGAACTCATCCGTCGACACGTCACCGTCAGGACGCGGGCGACGACGCTCGGCCTGTTCACGGCCGGCATCCCCGCGGGGTTCGTCGTCGGGCAACTGTCCGGACCGCTCGTCGCGGACCTCCTCTCGTGGGAGTGGATATTCGCCGTGTTCACCGTCCCCACTGTCGTCGGCTACCTACTGTTCAAACTGCTCGCGCCGGACTGGTCGGCACCGGCGAACGGCGAGCGTTCCTCGACGCCCAGACTGGGGGATTTCGCACAAATCCTCTCGAACGGCGCGGTGTGGAGTATCTGCCTGATGGGGTTCGTCTCGACGTCCGTGTTCCTCTTTTTCAACTCGTGGATGCCGACGTTCCTCACGGAGACGTTCGACGTGTCGCTGGCACAGAGCGGGGCGTTCGTCGCGCTTTTCCCGCTCATCGGCCTCGTCGGCCGGACCAGTAGCGGCGTCCTCTCGGGGACCGTGTTCGGCGCGCGCCGTCGGCCGATAACCCGGCTGTCGTTCCTCGGGAGCGCGCTCAGCATGGTGTTGGTCGTCGCCGTCAGCACGTCGCTGGTCGTCGTCCCGCTGGCACTCGCGGCCGGGTTCTGTATGCAGGTGGCCATGGGCATCTACTTCACGTACGTCTCGGAGACTGCCGACCCCGTGGTGGCGACGACGGCACTCTCTCTGCTCACCTTCTCCGGGTTGGTGGGTGCGGCCAGCGCGCCCGTCGTCACGGGCGCCCTCATCGAGCGATTCGGTACCTACGCGGCGGCGTTCTCGTTCGTCACCGCCCTCCTGTTCGCGGGCCTCGTGTTGGCGTGGCGGACGCCGGAATCCAACCCCGACGGTGCGTGA